One segment of Bacteroides caecimuris DNA contains the following:
- a CDS encoding TolC family protein, whose amino-acid sequence MNHPFRLIQKILLAGLFFSCTGLQGLHAQQRLVLDLERTIALANDSSLESFRTQNMYLSGYWEYRTYKANRLPSLTLDLTPAQYNRDITKRYDSGSNLDVYRTQQSFYAYGGLSVRQNLDLTGGTFYLESNLAYMRSFGANSATQLTSVPIRLGYSQSLVGYNPFKWERRIEPLKYERVKKEFLYNVEKVSETATNYFFSLAMAQAEYNLAKDNLASTDTLYRIGQQRHRIAAISQADLLTLKLDRVNAQNTLRNKASDLKRAMFSLASFLNLDKNTQIELQLPSRPGMIEIPVDEALSWGRSNNPQLLELKQNVLEAQRNVDKTKKESRFNASVNASVGFNQVADNFGDVYHKPMQQDLVAVSVSIPLLDWGVRKGRYNMARNNLNVVKISARQDEISIEEEVIMTVSDFNIQQQLIASAEEALDLSVLAYHETKQRFIIGKADINSLTLSLNRQQQAQRNYISALQSYWLNYYKIRRLTLFDFAAKLSLSDRFDFNGGKLVK is encoded by the coding sequence ATGAACCATCCATTCCGTCTCATCCAAAAAATCCTGCTTGCGGGGTTGTTTTTCTCCTGCACCGGTTTGCAAGGGCTGCATGCGCAGCAGCGCCTTGTGCTCGACCTGGAGCGTACGATCGCCCTTGCCAACGACAGCTCCCTGGAGTCGTTCCGTACGCAGAACATGTATCTCTCCGGCTATTGGGAATACCGGACGTACAAGGCGAACCGCCTGCCCAGCCTGACGCTGGACCTCACCCCGGCACAATATAACCGTGATATAACGAAGCGTTACGATTCGGGGTCCAACCTGGACGTATACCGCACGCAACAGTCGTTCTATGCTTATGGCGGACTGAGCGTGCGTCAGAACCTCGACCTGACCGGTGGTACCTTCTACCTGGAATCGAACCTTGCCTATATGCGCAGCTTCGGGGCGAACAGCGCGACACAACTCACCAGTGTCCCTATAAGGTTGGGATACTCGCAGAGCCTGGTAGGATACAATCCTTTCAAGTGGGAGCGCCGAATCGAACCGTTGAAATACGAGCGCGTGAAGAAGGAGTTCCTTTATAACGTGGAGAAAGTCTCGGAAACGGCCACGAACTATTTCTTTTCCCTCGCCATGGCGCAGGCCGAATACAACCTCGCCAAGGACAACCTGGCGTCTACGGACACGCTCTACCGCATCGGGCAGCAACGCCACCGGATAGCCGCCATCTCACAAGCCGACCTGCTGACATTGAAACTGGACCGTGTCAACGCGCAGAACACCCTTCGGAACAAGGCGAGCGACCTGAAACGGGCGATGTTCTCCCTGGCGTCTTTCCTCAATCTGGACAAGAATACGCAAATCGAACTGCAACTCCCTTCCCGTCCGGGCATGATAGAGATTCCGGTGGACGAGGCTTTGAGCTGGGGGAGAAGCAACAACCCCCAATTGCTGGAATTGAAGCAGAACGTGCTGGAAGCGCAGCGGAATGTGGACAAGACAAAGAAAGAGTCCCGTTTCAACGCGAGCGTGAACGCGAGCGTCGGTTTCAACCAGGTGGCGGATAATTTCGGGGATGTGTATCATAAACCGATGCAGCAGGACCTGGTGGCTGTCAGTGTTTCTATCCCGTTGTTGGATTGGGGCGTCCGCAAAGGCAGGTATAATATGGCGCGCAATAACCTGAACGTGGTGAAGATTTCGGCACGCCAGGATGAGATTAGTATCGAAGAGGAAGTGATTATGACAGTGAGCGATTTCAATATCCAGCAGCAGCTGATAGCAAGCGCGGAAGAGGCGCTGGATCTGTCCGTACTTGCTTATCATGAGACGAAACAGCGTTTTATCATCGGCAAGGCGGACATTAACAGCCTGACTCTTTCACTTAACCGTCAGCAGCAGGCTCAACGGAATTATATTTCCGCCTTGCAGAGCTACTGGCTGAATTATTACAAGATACGCCGGCTTACCCTGTTCGACTTCGCCGCGAAGCTTTCCCTTTCGGACAGGTTCGATTTCAATGGGGGAAAGCTGGTTAAATGA
- a CDS encoding efflux RND transporter permease subunit: MIKFLLRRPIAVLMAFTACFIIGLVTYSTLPVSLLPDIAIPEITVQVSAANTSARELENTIVKPLRSQLIQVSTLKDIHSESRDGAGIIRLSFEFGTNTDLAFIEVNEKIDAAMNYLPKETERPKVIKASATDIPVFYLNLTLKNDSAYSTTTGQQSFLDLCEFAESVIKRRIEQLEEVAMVDVTGLVERQVQIVPDEDRLAMMGLAIGDIESALSSNNVEPGSMTVRDGYYEYNIRFSTLLRTAEDVENIYLRKDDRIVRLKDFCKVNIVPVKEKGVSLSNGKRAVTLAVIKQADENMDKMKNSLVGTMEYFRRVYPDIDFSISRNQTELLDFTISNLQQNLSLGFLFICLVAVLFLGDVKSPLVIGLSMVVSIVISFVFFYLCHMSLNIISLAGLILALGMMIDSSIIVTENISQYRERGYSLRRACITGTSEVVTPMLSSSLTTIAVFAPLIFMSGIAGAIFYDQAFSVTVGLLVSYFTGIMLLPVLYLLVYRAGIRTRKRKWLSFTFNNPVKDHTLDRFYDTGVDRVFRHKTFSVLFCAVSIPLCVFFFFFIDKERMPGIEENELVVRIEWNENIHVDENRKRVDALFKELDGRFLEQTASVGRQDFILNRERELSSSEAELYFRTETSGEIAPLEQEIYRRLKERYPLSVISFSPPETVFEKLFVTGEPDITAEFYARNRAQAPVAETIRNLEHELAEETGTNPTGIAFENQLDLSVSKERLLLYRVSYNELYRVLKTAFRENSVTMLHSYQQYLPITIAGSEKTVNRVLQETLVQTQPDSRGNIEYIPLRELVKVSPAEDLKSITAGRNGEFVPFDFYGVRDAEKLIKDVKRVAGHTGEWDTGFSGSFFSNREMLDELVVILLVSLLLMYFILAAQFESFLQPLLVLAEIPIDVAFALLLLWVCGHTLNLMSAIGLIVTCGIVINDSILKLDAINELRKSGVPLLEAIHEAGRRRLRPIIMTSLTTVSAMVPLLFSSDMGSELQKPLSVAMIGTMAVGTAVSLFIIPLLYWFIYRRKAAPPA; this comes from the coding sequence ATGATAAAATTTTTACTCCGGCGTCCTATCGCCGTGCTGATGGCTTTCACCGCCTGTTTTATAATCGGTCTGGTGACTTATTCCACACTGCCGGTATCGCTGCTTCCGGATATCGCCATTCCGGAGATTACCGTACAGGTTTCCGCCGCCAATACCTCCGCCCGCGAACTGGAAAACACGATTGTGAAACCTCTGCGCAGCCAACTGATTCAGGTTTCCACCTTGAAGGACATCCATAGCGAATCGAGGGACGGGGCAGGCATCATCCGCCTGTCTTTCGAGTTCGGCACTAATACGGACCTTGCCTTTATCGAGGTCAACGAGAAGATAGACGCCGCGATGAACTATCTCCCCAAGGAAACGGAACGTCCGAAAGTCATCAAGGCGAGCGCGACGGACATCCCCGTGTTCTACCTGAACCTGACCTTGAAGAATGACAGCGCTTATAGTACTACCACGGGACAGCAGTCCTTTCTTGACCTGTGTGAATTTGCCGAATCGGTTATCAAGCGCCGGATAGAGCAGCTTGAAGAGGTGGCCATGGTGGACGTGACCGGACTGGTGGAACGCCAGGTGCAGATTGTGCCCGATGAGGACAGGCTTGCCATGATGGGACTTGCCATCGGGGATATCGAGTCCGCCCTGTCGTCCAACAATGTAGAACCGGGCAGCATGACGGTACGTGACGGGTACTACGAATATAATATCAGATTCTCGACATTGCTGCGTACGGCGGAAGATGTGGAGAATATCTACCTGCGCAAGGACGACCGCATTGTGCGGTTGAAGGATTTCTGCAAGGTCAATATCGTGCCCGTGAAGGAAAAGGGCGTTTCCTTATCGAATGGAAAGCGTGCGGTGACACTGGCCGTCATCAAGCAGGCGGACGAGAATATGGACAAGATGAAGAACTCGCTGGTAGGGACGATGGAGTATTTCCGGCGGGTCTATCCGGACATTGATTTCAGTATCAGCCGCAACCAGACGGAACTGCTGGACTTCACGATTTCCAATCTTCAGCAGAACCTTTCTTTAGGATTCCTCTTTATCTGCCTGGTAGCGGTCCTGTTCCTGGGTGACGTGAAATCCCCGTTGGTCATCGGGCTCAGCATGGTGGTTTCCATCGTCATCAGTTTCGTGTTCTTCTACCTTTGCCATATGTCACTGAATATCATCTCCCTTGCCGGATTGATTCTTGCCTTGGGAATGATGATTGACAGCTCGATTATCGTGACCGAGAATATCTCGCAATACCGCGAACGGGGATATTCCCTGCGCCGTGCCTGTATCACAGGGACCAGCGAGGTGGTGACGCCCATGCTGAGCTCCTCGCTGACCACCATCGCCGTATTCGCCCCCCTGATTTTTATGAGCGGCATTGCCGGAGCCATCTTCTACGACCAGGCTTTCTCCGTCACGGTAGGGCTGCTGGTGTCTTATTTTACCGGTATCATGCTGCTTCCCGTCCTTTACCTGCTGGTCTACCGTGCAGGTATCCGTACCCGGAAACGGAAGTGGCTCTCCTTTACATTCAATAACCCGGTAAAAGACCATACACTGGACCGTTTCTATGACACCGGAGTGGACCGGGTGTTCCGTCATAAAACGTTCAGCGTATTGTTTTGCGCCGTTTCCATTCCGCTCTGCGTATTCTTCTTTTTCTTTATAGACAAGGAGCGGATGCCCGGTATCGAAGAAAACGAGCTGGTTGTCCGCATAGAATGGAATGAGAATATCCACGTGGATGAAAACAGGAAGCGTGTGGACGCGCTTTTTAAGGAACTGGACGGCCGTTTTCTGGAACAGACGGCTTCTGTCGGCAGGCAGGATTTTATCCTGAACCGGGAGAGGGAGCTTTCCTCTTCCGAAGCGGAACTTTATTTCCGTACGGAAACTTCCGGCGAGATTGCCCCATTGGAACAGGAGATATACCGGAGATTGAAGGAACGTTATCCGCTTTCTGTCATTTCTTTCTCTCCACCGGAGACGGTATTCGAGAAGCTCTTCGTGACGGGTGAGCCGGATATCACAGCCGAGTTTTATGCCCGTAACAGGGCACAGGCTCCTGTTGCGGAAACGATTCGCAACCTGGAGCATGAGCTGGCAGAAGAAACCGGAACCAATCCTACGGGCATCGCTTTTGAGAACCAGTTGGACCTGAGCGTCAGCAAGGAAAGACTGCTGCTTTACCGTGTCTCCTATAACGAACTTTACCGTGTCCTGAAAACGGCTTTCCGTGAAAACAGCGTGACCATGCTGCATTCCTACCAGCAGTATCTTCCGATTACTATTGCGGGGAGTGAAAAGACCGTGAACAGGGTCTTGCAGGAGACATTGGTGCAGACACAGCCGGATAGCCGGGGCAATATAGAATATATCCCGCTCCGGGAACTGGTGAAGGTGTCTCCCGCCGAAGACCTGAAAAGCATCACCGCCGGACGTAACGGGGAATTTGTGCCCTTCGATTTTTACGGAGTGCGCGATGCGGAGAAGCTGATAAAAGACGTGAAGCGGGTAGCCGGACACACCGGGGAGTGGGACACCGGCTTTTCGGGCAGCTTCTTCTCGAACCGGGAAATGCTGGACGAACTGGTAGTGATCCTCCTTGTTTCCCTGTTGCTGATGTATTTCATCCTTGCTGCACAGTTCGAGAGCTTTCTGCAACCCCTGCTTGTCCTGGCGGAAATCCCGATAGACGTTGCATTCGCGCTTCTGCTGCTTTGGGTTTGCGGGCATACGCTGAACCTGATGTCGGCCATCGGGCTAATCGTCACCTGCGGTATCGTCATCAATGACTCCATCCTGAAGCTGGACGCCATCAACGAACTGCGCAAGTCGGGCGTCCCTTTGCTGGAAGCCATCCATGAAGCCGGACGCAGGCGCCTGCGTCCCATTATCATGACCTCGCTGACTACGGTTTCCGCCATGGTCCCGCTCCTGTTCTCTTCGGATATGGGTTCGGAACTGCAAAAGCCGTTGTCCGTTGCCATGATAGGGACGATGGCCGTGGGCACTGCTGTCAGTCTGTTCATCATCCCGTTGCTTTACTGGTTCATTTACCGCCGTAAGGCGGCGCCTCCGGCCTGA
- a CDS encoding efflux RND transporter periplasmic adaptor subunit, with protein sequence MKKCNRMWLMLCLAFVLTPSCSDKKNSADEQEKGVSTVLPDVKNEVTTQILKKRTFAHELVSNGKVNARSKADLRFETGEVIARIYVKNGDRVHKGQKLAELDKFRLEQKLSQAEDALLKAELELKDVLIGQGYTPDDFSKVPVETMKLAKVKSGYEQSKSQYELAKRETEHATLTAPFDGVVANLFSKPYNPANTSEVFCTILDTKGMEAEFTVLENELAFIKKGDKVTVIPYAGGSSFEGSVSEVNPLVDTNGMVKVKADVNGEGKLFSGMNVRVSVRRNLGEQLVIPKTAVVLRSGKQVVFTLKEGRAMWNYVHTGLENATEYVVSDKSRKGVEDGLLEGDTVIVTGNLNLAHEAEVNVR encoded by the coding sequence ATGAAAAAATGTAATCGTATGTGGTTGATGCTATGTTTGGCATTCGTGTTGACACCTTCTTGCTCTGACAAGAAAAATAGTGCTGATGAACAGGAGAAAGGTGTCTCCACCGTTCTTCCTGACGTAAAGAATGAAGTTACCACCCAGATTCTGAAGAAGCGTACTTTTGCCCATGAACTGGTCAGCAACGGCAAGGTGAACGCCCGCAGCAAAGCCGACCTACGCTTTGAAACGGGTGAAGTCATTGCCCGTATTTATGTGAAGAACGGCGACCGTGTACATAAAGGACAAAAGCTGGCTGAACTGGACAAATTCCGTCTGGAGCAGAAACTGTCCCAGGCGGAAGACGCTCTGTTGAAAGCTGAGCTGGAATTGAAAGATGTGCTTATCGGGCAGGGATATACGCCGGATGATTTCAGTAAGGTTCCTGTGGAGACAATGAAACTTGCGAAAGTGAAGAGCGGTTATGAGCAGTCGAAATCCCAGTACGAACTGGCAAAAAGGGAGACGGAACACGCGACGCTTACCGCGCCTTTTGACGGGGTGGTGGCTAATCTTTTCTCGAAGCCATATAACCCGGCCAATACCTCGGAAGTATTCTGTACTATTCTTGATACCAAAGGGATGGAAGCAGAATTTACCGTATTGGAGAATGAACTTGCCTTTATTAAAAAAGGTGATAAGGTGACGGTTATTCCTTATGCGGGGGGAAGCTCGTTTGAGGGCAGCGTATCCGAAGTCAATCCGTTGGTGGATACCAATGGAATGGTGAAGGTGAAGGCTGACGTGAACGGTGAAGGCAAGCTGTTCAGCGGTATGAATGTGCGGGTCAGTGTCAGGCGAAACCTGGGTGAACAGCTGGTGATTCCCAAGACGGCTGTGGTATTGCGTTCCGGCAAGCAAGTGGTGTTTACATTGAAAGAAGGCAGGGCCATGTGGAACTATGTGCATACGGGACTGGAGAACGCAACGGAATATGTTGTTTCCGACAAATCCCGAAAGGGTGTCGAAGACGGTTTATTGGAAGGAGACACGGTTATTGTGACCGGAAACCTGAACCTGGCGCATGAAGCGGAAGTAAATGTAAGATAA
- a CDS encoding DUF4221 family protein codes for MWRFILIILFLTTVLVGCQKKVVTNSKIGHFEDKCNLEYVGKKELALDERTSVMVEYLQYINDSVNNIISFINYPTNMIYMYDYSNGLLVDTIRYDKEGNNGVGEVQGYYFLNSDSIFVYQYGSSVIHLTNCKGEILWTKALFENFKRKEKMMYPDPYLMTNNPMKYVDGNLILNGFISGETSYETKENRPVTMLYNIDESSLEFLNHYPIQYVEYNWGGGLTHRLPYTGLDNKGNLLISFPADHNLWRCNLISNRTDSLYAGSEMIEYIKPYATSKEEVSIMDEYRVFEWYMNTPSYEGVFYDKYRELYYRIARLPDTNYKIGNRGNNKPIIIIVLDSQLHYLGEEILPPAKEGNYRINNCFVSKDGLNIQVLTDDEDKLIFEQYKVVINEN; via the coding sequence ATGTGGAGATTTATATTGATTATCTTATTTTTGACAACGGTTCTGGTTGGATGTCAGAAAAAGGTTGTAACAAACAGCAAGATAGGGCATTTTGAAGATAAATGTAATTTGGAATACGTTGGAAAGAAAGAGCTTGCATTGGACGAACGAACATCTGTAATGGTGGAATATTTACAATATATAAATGATAGTGTTAATAATATTATTTCGTTTATCAATTATCCAACAAATATGATATACATGTATGATTATAGCAATGGATTATTAGTTGATACTATCCGATATGATAAAGAAGGTAACAATGGTGTTGGTGAGGTACAAGGGTATTATTTTCTTAACAGTGATTCAATTTTTGTTTATCAGTATGGGAGTTCTGTTATACATTTAACAAATTGTAAAGGTGAGATTCTGTGGACTAAAGCATTGTTTGAAAATTTTAAAAGAAAAGAGAAAATGATGTATCCGGACCCTTATCTGATGACTAATAATCCTATGAAGTATGTAGATGGAAATTTGATTCTGAATGGGTTTATATCAGGAGAAACAAGTTATGAGACTAAAGAGAATCGTCCGGTTACTATGTTATATAATATAGATGAGTCGAGTCTGGAGTTCTTAAATCATTATCCGATACAGTATGTTGAATACAACTGGGGAGGTGGATTAACGCATAGATTGCCATACACTGGTTTGGATAATAAGGGAAATCTTCTTATTAGCTTTCCGGCTGACCATAATTTGTGGCGTTGCAATTTGATAAGTAATCGGACGGATTCATTGTATGCTGGTAGTGAGATGATTGAATATATAAAACCGTATGCAACATCAAAAGAAGAAGTTTCTATTATGGACGAATATCGTGTTTTTGAGTGGTATATGAATACTCCTTCTTATGAAGGTGTATTTTATGATAAGTATAGAGAATTATATTATAGGATAGCCAGACTTCCGGACACTAATTATAAAATTGGGAATAGAGGAAATAATAAGCCAATTATTATTATTGTGTTAGATAGTCAATTGCATTATTTGGGTGAAGAAATTCTTCCTCCAGCAAAAGAAGGTAATTACCGTATAAATAACTGTTTTGTTTCAAAGGATGGGCTTAATATACAGGTTTTGACTGATGATGAAGATAAATTAATATTTGAGCAATATAAGGTGGTTATAAATGAAAATTAA
- a CDS encoding O-antigen ligase family protein yields the protein MRMTQKNMADVITLTGVAAILSVVVFATSNDIPVGEMAYQKLWLGRMLFVFVVCCLLSFCLNRKKHLSFPTIVTWVLIVLGGMEAVWGLRQIYGLAVSNHSLYALTGSFYNPGPYSGYLAMIFPLCLYEWLSLKEKTGRTWAEQGKYYIALGVMLLILCVLPAGMSRSAWIAAAISGTWVYGMRVSWGSRLKEFGRKYKKRLVLACIAGSVMIIVAGYALFQLKATSANGRLFMWKISSMAIAESPVIGHGTGNFVSAYGRAQENYFANGEFSETEELVAGSPEYAFNEYLQVAMEYGIPFLLVVSLVIAFCLWKGSSEGRIGICGGVISFLVFSFSSYPMQIPGFAVTFYLLLAACAIGRSKVILFLFISMMALLGTYYWRNNQYAACKDWYRSKMLYNIGAYQSAKEDYGKLYPELANRGAFLFEYGYSLHKLKEYDNSTRILEEAMAHSNDPMILNIIGKNYQALGDYEKAEEYLIRSTHRLPGRIYPYYLLVKLYAEPQYRQPEKLKYAAEIVLTKEPKVQSTAIREMREDVKKIIVDYNMKVN from the coding sequence ATGCGGATGACACAGAAGAATATGGCGGATGTGATAACTCTTACAGGAGTTGCGGCAATCTTGAGCGTAGTAGTTTTTGCTACTTCGAATGATATTCCTGTCGGTGAAATGGCATATCAAAAACTATGGTTGGGACGCATGCTTTTTGTTTTCGTCGTTTGCTGTCTATTATCCTTCTGTCTGAATAGAAAAAAACATTTGTCTTTTCCAACCATCGTGACATGGGTATTGATTGTCTTGGGTGGAATGGAAGCTGTCTGGGGATTGAGGCAGATATACGGCCTGGCTGTTTCCAATCACTCTTTATATGCACTTACAGGCTCTTTCTATAATCCGGGACCTTATTCGGGATATTTGGCGATGATATTTCCGCTTTGCCTGTATGAATGGCTAAGCTTGAAAGAAAAAACAGGACGTACATGGGCGGAACAGGGAAAGTATTACATCGCATTAGGAGTTATGCTGTTGATTCTTTGTGTACTGCCTGCCGGAATGAGCCGTTCGGCATGGATTGCTGCCGCAATATCGGGTACATGGGTATATGGAATGCGCGTTTCATGGGGAAGTAGATTAAAGGAGTTTGGACGAAAATATAAGAAAAGACTAGTACTGGCTTGCATTGCAGGCAGCGTTATGATCATAGTGGCAGGTTATGCTCTTTTTCAGTTAAAAGCTACTTCTGCCAACGGACGCTTGTTCATGTGGAAAATAAGTAGTATGGCAATTGCCGAAAGTCCGGTTATAGGACATGGCACAGGGAACTTTGTTTCAGCTTATGGCAGAGCGCAAGAAAACTATTTTGCAAATGGGGAATTTTCGGAGACAGAAGAGTTGGTGGCAGGTAGTCCGGAGTATGCATTTAATGAATATCTGCAAGTGGCGATGGAATATGGGATTCCTTTCTTATTGGTTGTCTCGTTGGTAATTGCATTTTGTCTTTGGAAGGGGAGTAGCGAAGGGAGAATAGGTATTTGTGGAGGAGTAATTTCATTTTTGGTATTTTCCTTTTCTTCTTATCCGATGCAGATTCCCGGATTTGCAGTGACATTTTATTTGCTGTTGGCGGCTTGTGCTATCGGGCGCTCTAAAGTAATATTATTCCTTTTTATTTCGATGATGGCTCTATTGGGAACGTATTATTGGAGAAACAATCAATATGCTGCATGTAAGGATTGGTATCGTAGTAAGATGCTCTATAATATAGGAGCTTATCAGTCTGCTAAAGAAGACTACGGAAAGTTATACCCGGAATTAGCGAATCGTGGGGCATTTCTTTTTGAATACGGATATTCTCTTCATAAATTGAAAGAATATGATAACTCGACAAGGATATTGGAGGAAGCAATGGCGCATAGCAATGATCCTATGATTCTGAATATCATCGGCAAGAATTATCAAGCGTTAGGAGATTATGAGAAAGCGGAAGAATACCTGATTCGCTCTACACATCGGCTTCCGGGGCGGATTTATCCGTATTATCTGTTGGTGAAACTTTATGCGGAGCCCCAATATCGGCAACCTGAAAAATTAAAATATGCTGCTGAAATAGTGTTGACGAAAGAACCAAAAGTGCAATCGACAGCTATTCGTGAAATGAGAGAAGATGTAAAGAAAATAATAGTCGACTATAATATGAAGGTAAATTGA
- the lepB gene encoding signal peptidase I, protein MSMIKRIQAILENLAFFIFCMVVILFLMQLFCFTSFRIPSDSMEPALKDGDRILVNKMIKGARLFDVFAALDNEDVTIHRMPGWGSFQRNDILVFNFPYQMNRWDSVRMDVMQYYVKRCIALPGDTLEIRGGFYKVRGCDEQLGNYDAQQYLANLKHPEQHGIVVGTFPYDKQLGWTIREFGPLPIPKKGQIVMMNRTNCLLYRQLIGWEQKKRLRIKDGQIVLGDSVITQYRFKKNYYFVSGDHMANSQDSRYWGMLPEEYIVGKATRIWYSEDKFTEKPRWDRIMQKIK, encoded by the coding sequence ATGAGCATGATAAAGAGAATTCAGGCGATATTGGAGAATCTGGCTTTCTTCATATTCTGTATGGTGGTTATTCTGTTCTTGATGCAACTGTTCTGCTTTACTTCATTCAGGATACCTTCGGACTCTATGGAACCGGCATTGAAGGATGGCGACCGGATATTAGTTAATAAGATGATAAAAGGGGCTCGCCTGTTCGATGTGTTTGCAGCCTTGGATAATGAGGATGTCACTATCCACCGGATGCCCGGATGGGGGAGTTTCCAGAGAAATGATATACTGGTTTTTAATTTCCCTTATCAAATGAATCGTTGGGACAGTGTCCGGATGGATGTAATGCAATATTACGTAAAGCGTTGTATTGCTTTGCCGGGGGATACATTGGAGATTCGTGGGGGATTTTATAAAGTACGTGGTTGTGACGAACAGTTGGGAAACTACGATGCCCAGCAATATCTGGCGAATCTGAAGCATCCGGAACAGCATGGCATTGTGGTAGGTACATTTCCTTATGACAAACAACTGGGCTGGACGATCCGCGAGTTCGGACCTTTGCCGATTCCCAAGAAAGGTCAGATAGTAATGATGAACCGTACGAACTGCCTTTTGTACAGGCAATTGATAGGGTGGGAACAGAAGAAGAGGCTACGTATAAAAGACGGACAAATAGTATTGGGAGACAGTGTGATTACCCAATATCGCTTTAAAAAGAACTATTATTTTGTTTCCGGTGATCATATGGCAAATTCGCAGGACTCAAGGTACTGGGGGATGTTGCCTGAAGAATACATTGTAGGTAAGGCTACCCGTATTTGGTATTCGGAAGATAAATTTACGGAGAAACCCCGTTGGGACAGAATTATGCAGAAAATCAAATAA